In Nostoc sp. UHCC 0926, a single genomic region encodes these proteins:
- a CDS encoding DUF6918 family protein, protein MGLNEGLLNPTKKAMVINDCCKMIEGQLASKSGMSGIALKTAFAALKGVKPGYIPYVVEQILPQCFTALDPIWNEGVEKGDPIEYLSGNRSHTADALLGVTDARAKNVKRQIVRGTYEKLRGSAKKHVEEAVPDLAKVIDNYTKS, encoded by the coding sequence ATGGGACTTAATGAGGGACTTTTGAACCCGACCAAAAAGGCTATGGTGATAAATGACTGTTGCAAGATGATCGAAGGACAGCTTGCATCCAAGTCAGGTATGAGCGGCATCGCTTTGAAAACTGCCTTCGCCGCCCTAAAGGGGGTTAAGCCAGGGTATATCCCTTACGTCGTTGAGCAGATTCTGCCGCAGTGCTTCACAGCACTTGATCCCATCTGGAATGAAGGCGTAGAGAAAGGCGATCCAATTGAATACCTTAGTGGGAATCGCTCTCATACAGCAGACGCGCTACTGGGTGTCACCGATGCTAGAGCCAAGAACGTAAAGCGCCAAATCGTACGAGGAACCTATGAAAAACTTCGCGGTTCAGCCAAAAAGCACGTAGAAGAAGCAGTGCCAGACTTAGCCAAAGTAATCGATAATTACACTAAGTCCTGA
- a CDS encoding mechanosensitive ion channel family protein, giving the protein MRFQFLAIASSMAIAVVSVPKATAQIPLLPQLQAPSSVSNDSNNRVVTGWIYLDGRRLFQIAASKANFPERSEDIQKKLDKISQSYIKSSKKTEVEVRKVNDLPVIYVNDQYLMTITSEDAGLREVDIWTSADQIKESLKEDLQLAKQERQTQYLIDQGKIAAGIGLTMIVMSWGVYNWQRRSKKDLLHPIASQPTRGPLNSPISPAVAAAQPIATQLNQRQKQHLQEVKRRLFELTQAGIWGGGSFFILGLFPYTRPFQVGILTAAQFPLRLGVVFLGTYVAIRFTYALIDRFTTTLISSGALLTPESSERLQLRVSTFSGVTKSIATGIWIGVGFLLALVSLGIDIVPLLAGVSLVGVAVSLASQNLIKDAINGFLIILEDQYALGDVISVGDVGGLVENLNLRMTQLRDSEGRLITIPNGEIKVVANLSSRWSRADLTIPIAYQADTEQALKLIETVGSQMNQEIQWQSQILEPPQVLGIDQFGDRGLIIRVWIKTQPLKQWDVAREFRRRLKVALDQAEISISVPQQAIWVNDDHLLNFQGNGKDN; this is encoded by the coding sequence GTGCGTTTTCAATTTTTGGCGATCGCTAGTTCAATGGCCATAGCCGTTGTATCTGTGCCAAAAGCCACAGCCCAGATTCCTTTGTTACCGCAGCTGCAAGCTCCCAGCAGCGTGAGTAATGATTCAAATAATAGAGTTGTTACAGGCTGGATTTATTTAGATGGTCGGCGGTTATTTCAGATAGCGGCATCAAAAGCCAACTTTCCTGAGCGTTCAGAAGATATTCAAAAGAAGTTGGATAAAATTAGCCAAAGTTACATCAAGTCATCAAAAAAAACAGAAGTCGAAGTTCGCAAAGTAAACGACTTACCAGTAATTTATGTCAACGACCAATATTTGATGACGATCACTTCTGAGGATGCTGGATTGCGAGAGGTAGATATATGGACATCGGCAGATCAAATAAAGGAATCGTTAAAGGAAGACCTGCAACTTGCAAAGCAAGAAAGACAAACTCAATATTTAATCGACCAAGGTAAAATTGCTGCGGGCATCGGACTGACAATGATTGTGATGAGTTGGGGGGTATATAATTGGCAGCGGCGCTCCAAAAAAGATTTATTACACCCCATTGCCTCCCAACCCACCAGAGGGCCCCTAAACTCCCCAATTTCACCAGCAGTAGCAGCAGCTCAACCAATTGCAACACAACTGAATCAACGGCAAAAGCAGCATCTCCAAGAAGTCAAAAGACGATTATTTGAGCTAACTCAAGCCGGAATTTGGGGAGGTGGAAGTTTCTTTATTTTGGGTCTATTTCCCTATACACGACCATTTCAGGTAGGAATTCTCACAGCCGCCCAATTTCCTTTGCGATTAGGTGTCGTGTTCTTGGGAACCTATGTAGCGATCCGTTTTACCTACGCCCTGATTGACCGCTTCACCACCACTCTGATCAGCAGTGGTGCTTTACTGACTCCAGAAAGTTCTGAACGGCTGCAACTGCGAGTTTCCACATTTTCTGGCGTGACTAAAAGCATCGCTACTGGTATCTGGATAGGAGTAGGCTTCTTGCTAGCGCTGGTGTCATTGGGGATAGATATTGTTCCGTTGCTAGCGGGTGTGAGTTTAGTTGGTGTTGCAGTGTCTCTGGCCTCGCAAAACTTAATTAAAGATGCGATTAACGGTTTTTTGATTATTCTAGAAGACCAGTACGCTTTAGGCGATGTGATTTCTGTGGGAGACGTGGGAGGCTTAGTAGAAAATCTGAATCTGCGGATGACCCAACTGCGGGATTCGGAAGGGCGCTTAATCACGATTCCCAATGGTGAAATTAAAGTTGTTGCCAATCTTTCTAGTCGTTGGTCACGAGCCGATTTAACAATCCCGATCGCCTACCAAGCCGATACAGAACAGGCTTTGAAATTGATTGAAACTGTTGGTTCCCAGATGAATCAAGAAATACAATGGCAGTCTCAAATTTTGGAGCCGCCGCAAGTTTTGGGAATAGATCAATTTGGCGATCGCGGTTTGATTATTCGTGTATGGATTAAAACACAGCCTCTCAAACAATGGGATGTAGCACGGGAGTTTCGCCGCCGCCTGAAAGTTGCCTTAGACCAAGCTGAAATTTCCATTTCTGTGCCTCAACAAGCAATTTGGGTGAATGATGATCATTTGTTAAATTTTCAGGGTAATGGCAAAGATAATTAG
- a CDS encoding efflux RND transporter permease subunit produces MFVNTFIRRPVLTTVCTFIILLLGSICIPILPISQLPDLAPVQITVSSNNIGADAQTTESTVTNIIERQINGVKDVSYISSNTGNDGFSNITVSFPTNVNSDIAQVNVQNKQALADPQLPDTVQRTGVTVETASSSLLLVFGFYSENNEYDNIFISNYVDLFIFDQIKRLPGVGKATIFGERKYAMRLWLDPNKLAQHQLTPQDVVTALQEQNIQVGAGAIGKEPAPDNQSFEFALRATSRFKDAAEFEDMVLKVSQGGTNSTTNSNTNSNTNSTTNSNTNSTLVKVRDVGRVELGAESYLADAKFTLPGNTPKAAVGLGIYQLPGSNALDVAHAVEEQIATLSKSFPPGLKAQLAFDTTPFVEISLEEVLHTLVEAIILVVLVIFVFLQDWRTTIIPTVAIPVSLIGTCAALLVLGFQINTLTLFGFVLAIGIVVDDAIIVVEAVAVKLEQGMRPYDAAVEAMKELSGAIIATSLVLMAVFIPVAFIPGTTGIVYKQFALTVACSIGISTFNALTFSPTIAAILMRPAQTPRGPLGWFFTQFNRGFGWFTRRYVGFVSYLTHVKPIVIGVFITGLVATVLMYRAVPTGFIPEEDQGYFFVIVQGPDGVSLKYTESVMNKVVKEVTSLPEVQASFMISGFGFDGNASNLGIAFANLKPWKERTQESQSVYGILQRMNKKLSAITEARVIAVNAPPVRGLSTTGGFEFIIQDKTGSAPIQTLVDTANKFIGAANKKPVLQRVFTQFTADTPQFDIQVNRNQAKALNVDLNDIFGALQSYLGSQYVNDFVQGQRQYRVYVQADGVFRSNPDDIGKLYVRSASGAMIPLSNLVKVTPFVGPKTISHYNLYRSIKVQGAPAPGSSSGEAIKAMEEVAAEVLPQGFGYEWTGTYLQEKTSGGATGLIFGLAIIIVFLVLSAQYESYIDPLIILLTVPLAVLGAMTAIWLRSNIFMASSLFPKVVDDIYCQVGLVTLIGLAAKNAILVVEFANQLHEQGMSYTRAAVKAGQERLRPILMTSFAALLGFLPLVISQGAGASSRWSLGTALFGGLMLSTFLSLFLVPILYILVKTLAQAIFSQKRSGGSKPPDSPNGASASEHKALPAGSSQPETQLRSQQDGIT; encoded by the coding sequence ATGTTTGTCAATACCTTCATCAGACGTCCAGTCCTGACGACGGTCTGTACGTTCATCATTTTGCTGCTGGGGAGCATCTGTATTCCGATCCTGCCGATTTCTCAGCTACCAGACCTCGCCCCGGTGCAAATCACCGTTAGCTCCAACAATATTGGTGCGGATGCTCAAACAACAGAAAGTACTGTCACCAACATTATTGAGCGACAAATTAATGGTGTTAAAGATGTATCTTATATATCTTCTAATACGGGTAATGATGGTTTTAGCAATATAACTGTCTCCTTTCCAACTAACGTCAATAGCGATATTGCTCAAGTAAACGTTCAAAATAAACAAGCCCTTGCTGACCCTCAATTGCCAGATACTGTTCAACGAACAGGTGTCACCGTTGAAACGGCATCGAGCAGTCTGCTTCTCGTCTTTGGGTTTTACTCAGAAAATAATGAGTATGACAACATTTTTATTAGTAACTATGTTGATCTGTTTATTTTCGATCAGATCAAACGGCTTCCTGGTGTAGGAAAAGCCACGATTTTTGGAGAGCGCAAATATGCCATGCGTCTTTGGCTTGATCCCAACAAGCTTGCCCAACATCAACTAACTCCTCAAGATGTGGTAACTGCCCTGCAAGAACAAAATATTCAGGTGGGTGCAGGGGCGATTGGTAAGGAACCAGCACCAGATAATCAAAGCTTTGAATTTGCTTTACGGGCAACCAGCCGATTTAAAGATGCGGCTGAATTTGAGGATATGGTGCTAAAGGTAAGTCAAGGTGGCACCAATAGCACCACTAATAGCAACACTAATAGCAACACTAATAGCACTACTAATAGCAACACTAATAGCACCCTTGTTAAGGTCAGAGATGTCGGTCGAGTTGAACTGGGAGCAGAGAGCTATCTCGCTGATGCCAAATTCACCCTACCAGGAAATACTCCCAAGGCAGCCGTCGGTTTGGGGATATATCAACTTCCGGGTAGTAATGCCCTGGACGTTGCCCATGCTGTTGAAGAGCAGATCGCAACACTATCGAAGAGTTTTCCACCTGGACTAAAAGCACAGTTGGCATTTGATACCACTCCATTTGTAGAAATTTCTTTAGAAGAAGTTCTACACACTTTGGTTGAGGCGATTATCCTGGTGGTCTTGGTAATTTTTGTCTTTTTGCAAGACTGGCGGACCACGATCATTCCCACTGTTGCGATCCCCGTTTCCCTGATTGGGACATGTGCGGCTCTGTTGGTTTTAGGATTTCAGATTAATACACTGACCTTATTTGGTTTCGTTCTGGCGATCGGTATCGTCGTTGATGATGCCATTATTGTGGTGGAGGCAGTTGCAGTCAAACTAGAGCAGGGCATGAGGCCCTATGATGCTGCTGTCGAAGCTATGAAAGAGTTAAGTGGGGCAATCATTGCCACTTCACTTGTACTGATGGCGGTATTCATTCCAGTTGCATTCATTCCGGGCACTACTGGGATTGTCTACAAACAATTTGCGTTAACTGTTGCTTGCTCCATTGGTATCTCGACCTTCAATGCCTTAACCTTCTCTCCGACTATAGCAGCCATCCTGATGCGCCCAGCTCAGACTCCACGGGGCCCTTTAGGCTGGTTTTTTACGCAGTTTAATCGGGGATTTGGCTGGTTCACACGCCGCTATGTCGGGTTTGTTAGCTACCTTACCCATGTCAAGCCGATTGTAATTGGGGTTTTCATCACTGGTTTAGTAGCAACAGTTTTGATGTACAGAGCAGTGCCTACTGGATTTATTCCAGAGGAAGATCAGGGTTACTTCTTTGTAATTGTCCAGGGGCCTGATGGGGTTTCTTTGAAATACACCGAATCTGTGATGAATAAGGTTGTCAAAGAAGTAACATCGCTTCCCGAAGTTCAAGCTAGTTTTATGATCAGTGGCTTTGGTTTCGATGGCAATGCTTCTAATTTAGGCATTGCCTTTGCTAACCTGAAACCCTGGAAAGAGAGAACTCAAGAATCTCAGTCTGTCTATGGAATACTTCAGAGGATGAACAAAAAGCTCTCTGCAATTACAGAAGCCAGAGTGATCGCTGTGAATGCTCCTCCGGTTAGAGGGCTAAGTACTACGGGTGGTTTTGAGTTTATCATTCAAGACAAAACCGGAAGTGCGCCGATTCAAACCTTGGTTGATACTGCTAACAAATTCATTGGGGCGGCAAATAAAAAACCTGTTTTACAACGAGTCTTCACTCAGTTCACCGCAGATACTCCCCAATTTGACATCCAAGTAAACCGCAACCAAGCCAAAGCTCTCAACGTCGATCTCAACGACATTTTTGGGGCATTGCAAAGTTACTTGGGGTCGCAATATGTGAATGACTTTGTGCAGGGACAGCGACAGTATCGAGTATATGTCCAAGCAGATGGAGTGTTCCGCTCTAATCCAGATGATATTGGCAAGCTGTATGTTCGCTCTGCAAGTGGGGCGATGATTCCGTTGAGCAATCTGGTGAAAGTTACTCCCTTTGTGGGACCGAAAACCATTTCGCATTATAACTTGTACAGGTCAATCAAAGTCCAGGGCGCTCCTGCTCCTGGTTCTAGTTCTGGAGAAGCAATTAAAGCGATGGAGGAAGTTGCAGCAGAGGTTTTGCCTCAGGGATTTGGTTACGAGTGGACAGGGACTTATCTCCAGGAGAAGACATCTGGGGGAGCTACAGGTCTGATTTTTGGTTTAGCGATCATAATTGTCTTTCTAGTGCTATCGGCTCAGTATGAGAGCTACATTGACCCGCTGATTATTTTGCTGACGGTTCCCTTAGCAGTCTTGGGAGCGATGACGGCGATTTGGCTACGTTCCAATATTTTCATGGCAAGTAGCCTCTTCCCCAAAGTCGTGGATGATATCTATTGCCAGGTAGGTCTGGTGACTTTGATTGGTCTAGCTGCAAAGAATGCAATTTTAGTCGTGGAATTTGCCAATCAGCTGCATGAGCAGGGCATGAGCTACACGCGGGCGGCGGTGAAAGCAGGGCAAGAACGTCTGCGACCCATCTTAATGACTTCCTTTGCAGCGCTGTTAGGATTTTTGCCCTTGGTGATCTCTCAAGGGGCTGGAGCCAGCAGCCGTTGGTCTTTAGGGACAGCGCTCTTTGGGGGGCTGATGCTTTCAACGTTCTTGAGTTTGTTCTTAGTGCCAATTCTTTACATCTTAGTCAAGACCCTGGCTCAGGCTATATTTTCTCAGAAGCGATCGGGAGGTTCAAAACCTCCAGATTCTCCTAATGGAGCTTCGGCATCTGAACATAAAGCTCTGCCTGCTGGCTCAAGTCAGCCAGAGACACAACTCAGGTCTCAGCAGGATGGGATAACCTGA
- a CDS encoding M23 family metallopeptidase, which produces MKKVTVFPYCTYGLIGLISLTLILSTTTSALTQLADDSPIGQTPIPASNLIWPTQGFISQGFHKYQHEGIDIAGASGTPIVAAASGTVVKAGWDNWGLGNAITIKHLDSSITVYGHNRRLLVSKGQQVIQGQIIAEMGSTGNSTAPHLHFEVHPNGRIAVDPLRLLTSLTASVAPASKVQQVDNPNRPVSTSPVAKQVSSSQPIPIDFAPVSTDTECNGVTIIEGETASIRVKVCEENDQLFYIGQLKQDPSKPIKISALNIGKGRYRADNGSFYYLVSPERVEVWRNGTQMRSDRFYTLTKSP; this is translated from the coding sequence ATGAAAAAAGTTACCGTTTTTCCATACTGCACTTATGGACTAATTGGGTTAATATCCTTAACCCTCATATTAAGTACAACTACATCTGCCCTAACACAGTTAGCAGACGATTCCCCAATTGGACAAACTCCTATCCCTGCTTCTAACTTAATATGGCCGACTCAAGGATTTATTTCTCAAGGCTTCCACAAATATCAACATGAAGGAATTGATATTGCAGGGGCATCTGGGACTCCTATTGTTGCTGCTGCATCCGGTACAGTTGTTAAAGCAGGTTGGGATAATTGGGGATTAGGCAATGCTATAACTATTAAACATCTCGATAGCAGCATCACTGTTTATGGTCACAATCGCCGTCTGTTAGTGAGCAAGGGTCAACAGGTCATTCAAGGTCAAATTATTGCCGAGATGGGATCTACAGGCAATAGTACAGCACCTCATCTGCACTTTGAAGTTCATCCAAATGGTCGAATAGCAGTTGACCCTCTTCGTCTGTTGACATCCTTAACTGCAAGTGTTGCTCCTGCTTCTAAAGTTCAGCAAGTGGATAACCCGAACCGCCCAGTCTCGACATCCCCAGTGGCAAAGCAAGTTTCATCTTCACAGCCAATTCCAATAGATTTTGCACCTGTAAGCACTGATACTGAATGCAATGGAGTTACCATTATTGAGGGTGAGACTGCAAGTATTCGTGTAAAAGTCTGTGAAGAAAATGATCAGTTATTTTATATTGGGCAGTTGAAACAAGACCCAAGTAAGCCTATAAAGATATCAGCTTTGAATATTGGCAAAGGCAGATATCGAGCCGATAATGGTAGTTTTTATTATTTAGTCAGCCCTGAAAGAGTGGAAGTTTGGCGAAATGGGACTCAGATGCGTTCTGACAGATTTTATACTTTAACAAAATCGCCCTAA